Proteins encoded together in one Colius striatus isolate bColStr4 chromosome 3, bColStr4.1.hap1, whole genome shotgun sequence window:
- the MGST2 gene encoding microsomal glutathione S-transferase 2, with protein sequence MAGDFILLAAVSLLSVFQQCHFTWLVGKSRMKHKIIPPAVSGAPEFDRTFRAQQNCVESYPIFLTVLWTAGWFFNQGLASFLGVLYVFARYKYFHGYVQSAKGRITGFYLNVIILACLIILGAAGIVNSFLDEYLDFNIKKKLQKLF encoded by the exons ATGGCTGGGGATTTCATTTTGCTTGCGGCCGTCTCTCTCCTTTCCGTCTTCCAGCAAT GTCATTTTACTTGGCTGGTGGGAAAGTCAAGAATGAAGCACAAGATCATACCTCCAGCTGTCAGTGGAGCTCCTGAATTTGACAGAACTTTTCGTGCACA ACAAAACTGTGTGGAGTCTTACCCCATATTCCTGACTGTCCTCTGGACTGCAGGATGGTTTTTTAATCAAG GATTAGCTTCCTTTCTGGGTGTGTTGTACGTGTTTGCCCGCTACAAGTACTTCCATGGCTATGTACAGTCTGCGAAAGGAAG GATAACAGGTTTTTATTTGAATGTGATAATTCTAGCTTGCTTGATAATCCTGGGTGCAGCTGGGATTGTTAACAGCTTTCTGGATGAATACCTTGACTTCAACATCAAGAAGAAACTCCAGAAATTGTTCTGA